In the Candidatus Dependentiae bacterium genome, GTACACTTCAAACTGCATAGAGTAGCTTGCTCGGCCTTTGGTCATTGAACGCAATTGAGTTGAATAACCAAACATTTCTCCAAGCGGGACTTCTGCTGTAACAATTTGAGCCCCCTTGCTCGCTTCCATACCTAAAATACGGCCTCGACGGGAATTCAAGTCACCCATTACATCTCCCATATTTTCATCAGGAGTTGTAACTTCAACCTTCATAATCGGCTCAAGTAATACAGGAGAAGCTTTTGCCATACCATCTTTAAATGCCATTGAAGCTGCAATTTTAAATGCTAATTCGGACGAGTCAACATCATGAAAAGAACCATCGAATACCGAAGCCTTGATATCAACTACTGGATAACTACCCAAAACACCACTACTTAAGGCTTCTGCAATACCTTTTTCGATGCCAGGAACAAATTCCTTAGGAATAGTACCACCCTTAATATCGTTGCCAAATTCAAAGCCTTTGCCTCGTTCAAGAGGTTCAAGCGTTAACCAAACGTGACCATATTGACCATGACCACCAGATTGACGAATGAATTTTCCTTCAGACTCAACCTTGCGTTGAATAGTTTCTTTGTAAGCAACTTGCGCCTTACCAACACTTGCTTCAATTTTATATTCGCGCAATAGTCGATCTACAATAATTTCCAAATGCAATTCACCCATACCGGAAATAATTGTTTGATTAGTTTCGGTATTATAAGTAAATCTGAATGAAGGATCTTCTTGCATTAACTTACGCAACGCAATGACCATTTTTTCATAATCGCCTTTGCCCTTAGGCTCAATTGCAACGTGAATAACTGGATCTGGAAGATTTATTGATTCAAGAAGAACATCGTAATCTTCAGCACAAAGCGTATCACCAGTTACAGCGTCTTTTAGACCAACAACTGCAGCAATATCACCAGCGCTTACACTTTTAATTTCTTCTCGCTTATTCGCATGCATTTTAAGCAAACGACTTACACGCTCTTTTCTTCCCTTTGAAACGTTATAAACATACGAACCGGCTTCAAGCTTACCCGTATAAACGCGAACAAAAGTAAGAGAGCCAACGAATGGATCAATCATAATTTTAAATGCAAGCGCACAAAACGGTTCACTTGAATCAGCATTTTTTAAAAGCTTAGGCTCTTTTGTTGATGAATCCATAGCGTGTACAAATGGAATATCAATCGGTGATGGCATATAATCAATGACACCATCAAGCATCAACTGAACACCTTTATTTTTAAACGCAGAACCGCAGAAAACTGGGGTTATCTTTTGATCAATAGTCGCCTTGCGAATACCAAATTTAATTTCTTCAAGGGTGAGCGGCTTACCTTCGAGATACTTTTCTGCTAAAGCATCGTCAGCTTCTGCTGCAGCTTCAACAATTTTTTCACGCAATGTTTCCACTTGATCTTTATATTCTTCAGGAATATCAACCCAGGTAACCGTTAAGCCTTGATCAGATTCATCGAATGCCGCCATTTTTCGAGTCAAAACATCGATAATGGAAGTAAATTCATCAGCTTGACCAACAGGAATTTGCATAGCAACAGGATTACCTGCTAATTTCTGATCGATCTCGTTCACAACTTCGAAATAATCGGCACCAGTTCGATCAAGTTTATTAACAAACGCAATACGAGGAACCTTATGACGATTTGCTTGACGCCAAACAGTTTCTGATTGTGGCTGAACACCGCCAACACCACAGAACACTGCAACTGCACCATCAAGCACTCGAAGGGAACGCTCTACTTCAATGGTAAAGTCAACGTGACCAGGGGTATCAATAATATTGATTTGATGATCTTTCCAGATACAAGTCGTAGCTGCAGCGGTAATTGTAATGCCGCGCTCACGCTCTTGCTCCATCCAGTCCATAGTTGCAGCACCCTCGTGCACTTCACCAATCTTATGTGATACACCGGTATAAAAGAGAACACGCTCAGTAACAGTTGTTTTTCCGGCGTCAATATGAGCCATAATTCCAATGTTTCTAAAACGCAGTAGCTTGTCTTTACTCATAATAATTTCCTACCATTTACCAAGCGTAGTGAGAGAACGCTCTATTCGCTTCTGCCATGCGATGGACATCGGCCTTTTTCTTAACTGCGTTACCATGTCCTTCAGCAGCATCAATAATTTCATGCGCCAAACGCTTACCCATGGTTTTATCAGAACGACCCGCGGCAGCTTCAATGAGCCATCGAAGCGACAATGCTACAGCACGCGCAGGACGAACCTCAGTTGGAATTTGATATACACCACCACCAACACGGCGAGATCGAACCTCAACAAATGGCTTAATTTGTACCATGGCTTTTTCAAAAAGCATGAATGCTTTTTTGTCATCGCCACCATTTTTTTGGCTAAGAATATCAAAAGCTTCATTGACCAAAGATCTTGAAATGCTCTTTTTCCCGGAGACCATCAATGTATTAATGAGCTTTTGTACCAACATAGATCCAAAGCGTTCATCAACACCGATGTCGCGAACAAAATTGACCGATTTACGTCTAGGCATTACTTATCACCCTTCTTTTTACGTTTTGCACCATACAATGAACGGCTCTGAGTACGCGCTTCAACACCGGCTGTATCTAATGCGCCACGAACAATGTGATAGCGTACACCAGGCAAATCTTTTACTCTTCCACCACGCACCAACACAACAGAGTGCTCTTGAAGATTATGCCCTTCACCAGGAATATATGCCGTTATTTCTTTGCCAGTTGTTAATTTTACACGAGCAACTTTTCGAAGTGCTGAGTTTGGTTTTTTTGGCGTCTGGGTGTAGACACGAACGCACACACCTCGTTTCTGTGGGCATGCAGCTAATGCCGGCGCCTTAGTCCTATTTTCTACTTTTTTACGCTTTTCGCGTACAAGCTGATTAATAGTTGGCATATCGTATAATCCTATGTTCTTAAAAACTTACTTTTGGCAAAACCAACACATTCCTGGTTAGCCAGCTCATTGTGCTTTCTTACATCCTCGCAAACGTTGCTCAAGCCCCTTAGCCCGGCAACACAAATGATTATTGAGTGTGCAAAACAGATAAAATGAAGCATATCTACATGTACAATAACTTTTTCTTATTTTATATTTTCCTACATTTTTTTCAAGTAAAAATTACGCAGCACATAAGCTGGAACAGCTAATATCGACTATTTGTATCTTACTAAACCCCAAGGAGAAGCTTAAATGAACAAAACAAAAACAAATTTGCAACAAAAACTCCCCAGGATCAGGGAAATCCTGTCAAAATTACTAAAAATCGCCCACTCATGACTTTTTTGATAGAATTTGTAATAATCGTTTGAATCGTTTTTTATTTTCACTACTTTTCGTCAACACAAAAAGGAAAAATAATGTTTTGCAATGCACTCTATCTCTGCATAACCACAAAGCTCATTCCTCTTATTTATGCACTCATAGGCTTTGGGGCACTCATCACCATTCATGAGCTCGGACACTTTCTTTTCTGCAAAATCTTTGGAATTAATACACCTACTTTTTCTATTGGCTTTGGTCCGGAGCTCTTTCGAAAAAAAATAAAGGGAACTGATTTTCGCCTCGCAATTATTCCATTAGGCGGCTACGTTGAAATTGCCGGCCTTGCTGAAATCGGGCAAGGCGAGCAAGAATATGCCTACACTCAAGACGAAACATCATTCAGCCAAAAAGCTTACTGGAAGAAATTTCTCGTATTATCTGGTGGAATTATTTTTAACCTTTTATTTGCCTATGGAACATTCATCTCGCTCTTTTTAATTGGTGTTCACGAAGATAAGGGCGGGATTATCGTCTCTACCATTGTCAAAGACAGCCCGGCAGATCGATACGGCCTCCAAGCAGGTGACTATATCACCCAAATCAATGAAACATCTTTACAGTCAGAAAATGGAACAATTCTTCCTGATGCTTTGCAAATTTTGCACAGTGAAATTCAAGGAAACCCATCTACAGAAATCTCACTAAATGTCCTACGTAATAATGAAGCCCTGGCTCTTGAAATAAAAACCGACTCAAGAAAAATTATTGATGCTTCAATTGGAACCATTGGAGCTGGACTTCAAGACCCAATGGTTCGACTACCTTTAATGGCAGCAGTAACAAAAGGAATTGAGCTCACCAACCAATGGATATTTAACATTGCACAAAGCGTTAAAAATCTTATTTTTAATCGAACACTTGAAGGTGCTGGCGGGCCATTAATGATTCTTTCCCACAGCTTTGTTTCAGCGCAAATGGGCCTTATTTCTCTCTTTATTTTTCTCGCAATTATCAGCATTAATTTAGCGCTTATGAACATCCTCCCAATTGGAGCTTTGGATGGAGGACAGCTGCTTTTTGCTACAATTGAAGCAATTATTCGCCGTCGCATCCCTGAAATGCTCAAGCTTGGGATTAACCTTGCATCATGGGTTCTATTCATCGCTTTGGCGCTCTATCTCACCTACAAAGATATTTTGTTTCTTTTCGGAGAAAGCATTGGTCAACTCGTAACGACAGCTCTTTCCTGGATCAAATAATTAAATAAAAAAGAGTCGAGTGATAAATTTAATATTCTCACTCGACTCCATAAATTCTACACATATTCATTAAAATTATTATTCAATAACCAGCCACTTTTCAGGATTTTTTAAGAAATGCTCTATGACAAGCCGATTAAAATTATGACTCGTTTTATTTGCCTTAACGCTTCCTATGAGATTTTTGCCTAACAAACTTAAGTCTCCAATTAAATCAAGAAACTTATGCCGTACGCACTCATCAGGAAGTCGCATTTCGTTAAGAAGTTCTCCATTGCCGATCACCAAAGAATTACCCAAAGAAGTCCCTTGTGCCAACTTGTGATGACGCAGAAAGGGTAGCTGCTCTAAAAATCCAAACGTTCGCGCTGGAGCAATTTCATGCATAAAAAAATCTTGCGTTACCTGACCTGTTAATACAGGATTACCATTAAGTGGATGTATGAAATCTGCGTTGTAATCAATAAAAAGAGCTGGTTTAAAACCTCTTTCATCTTGGTGCTGATCGAGAACTGCAGGCTCAATGAACATAGATCGCCCTTTATCATCGGCAAATTCAAGCCGTTCACGCGGAGTAATCCATTGCTTAGATGCATCTTGTTCAAGCACTCCAATATCAACAATTCCCTGAACAAAGAGCAATGCACTTCCATCAAGAATAGGAATTTCGGTGCCACTCACAAGAATATCAACATTATCAATACCCATAAGCATAAGTGCTGCCATAAGATGCTCAACCGTGCTGAGCGCCCATTGGTTGGTACGTATAACTGTTGCATGCATGGCGGGATCTGGGATAACAGATCCAACACGAATAATTTGATCAGGATTTTGCTCGTTAATAAAAGAAATGCCACTTTTGGCATCAGCAGGTTTGAGTGTAATTGAGCATGGAGCACCAGTATGGACTCCAAGACCTTGAAAAAAAATCTCGCCACGGAGCGTCTGTTGTTTATTCACAAAAAGACCTTCAAAATGAAAAAAGCTGAACATTAATGTTCAGCTTTTTATAACTTAATTTTGCTTAGTCGTCTAGATTTGAGCTTTATGCGGATGCTCGGTTCCAGGATAGACTTTAAGCTTGGTGATAAGCTTATCACTTAATTTATTCTTCGGAAGCATGCCTTTAACTGAATGCATGATTAGATGAGAAGGATCTCTTTTTGAAAGCTCTTGAGCAGAGCGATTCTTCAAACCACTTCTCCAACCTGAGTAAAAATAATAGATCTTATCGGTCCATTTTTTACCAGTCAGTTTGATCTTTGTGCAGTTAATAACAACAACATAGTCACCCGCATCGCCATGAGGAGTAAACTCTGGTTTGTCTTTTCCACGCAAAATGTTAGCAATTTCTGTAGACAACCGACCTAAAACCTTGTCAGTTGCGTCAATAAGATGCCATTTTGGGGCGCGGTCTTCTTTGCGAAGCATAAACGATTTGTTCATATCCATGATCAGCACATCCTCATATTCTCAAAATCATTAATCTAAATTCTCGTACTTACTCCTGTAATCTTAGGCTTTCTCGGTAGTACGGGGAAACATCCTGAAGCGTAAGAAGGGTAAGAAAAGTCAATTTTTACTCACAAATGCATGAGTTTTCCTATTCTACGGCATTTTTAAAGATGGGTCAAATTAAATTAGCCTATTCAACCAGAGTCAGCGCTACTTGAAAACTCACTTAATTGGCCAATTATCGGCTATGTACAATCACTATTTAACTTCTCCAAGCAGACGTAAGGCCTTATCCATATTATCAGCGGTCACTTTATTTTCGTCTAACTGAGACTCTTTTTCGAAAAGATATTTTTCAACATACTTAATAAATTCAATCATATCTACAGGTTTACCTTGAGAATCCTCAAGCATTATAAACCCAGATTTCCAGAAATTTATGAGGCTTATTCTTTTTTTAAAAATTATTTTAAGAGCTTCAAGAGTACCGTCATCATAGCTATAAGCAGGATTTTCATCTGACATTGCTGTCACGTGAGACGAAAAAGGGATGCAACCAAGCACTATGAACAAACACACAACTTTCATAAAAGAATTCATTCAATTTCCTTATCAAAAAATACGAATTACGACCACTTCTGAATAAGATCAAAAATATCAACCGGCCAGCTTGTTTGAACCGACCACGAACCATCCTTTTGCAACTCAGGGACAAAATGAGGATTAATCACAACACGCTCCTTAAGATCATCAACTATCGTCTTCTCATTCCGTTTAAGAATCTTAAAATAGTCCCGATTAAGCGGCTTACCATAGGTATCAATCAACCAGCGAGCTTTAATACCATCAGCAGTTGATTTAATGGTTTGCGTCAGCACCATAAGATCTAAAACAGCCTCTATCGACTTATTTAAGTCAACAATATCAATCCCCAGAACATCAAAATTCTGACCTTGCACATCAACAACTTCCTGCTGAAACTGCACGCCACCTTTTTCAACCAAGAAATTGGTGATAATGCAATTTGCCTGCGCATGAGCACCGGTAACTTCAGTTGCATCTTCATTTTGAGAAACAATACGGCGCAAAGCGGTATTAGCCATATCAAACAGAAGCCATTCGCGGAGTTCATCATCAGATAACTTTTGTGGCCATTTTTTAAGCAAACCATGTTCTTTCATGACGTCAAGATGATTAAGAGAGATGTAGAGCGCAATAATTTCTGCACGAAGTTCTTCAATGGCCGAATCGGCCCCCGCCATAAACTTTGAAAAATTAGCGTTAGTAACGGGTATAGCATCGCCGACTTTGTGCTTTACACCATTAACTTTAAGTTCTTCGCCTTCTTGAAAGGTGTGCTTTGCATACTTACCGCTCCCATGACCAAGCGTTTCATGCAAAACCACATGGATATTCCAGAGATCGGTCATGATTGAAAAGTCTTGATCATGCGCTGCAAACCAGTCTGCTCGCTTTTTAAGATACATGAGTTTACGCGTCAGAAGAGGATTAATGGTTGCAGCAAGTCCTTTGTCTGCACGATAGATAATTTGCTTGGTCCCATGCTCAGAACGGATAACCGCGTCGTTGGGCAAACAATACGCTGCAGTTAAAAATAATGGTCCTAAATCACCCGTTGCCGATGCGACAATGCGCATGGTGGCATTTGGTAATGCTGCATCGCTACTCAACACATTGCGCTTGAATTCTTGCGGAAGAGGGAGCGCAGCTTCAATGGTAGGAAGCTCTTTTGAAAGATGGGTAAGATCAAAATCTGGATCCTGAATCGTTACATCAGCTTGAAAACTGGCAACATCTCCCATAGGATCCAAGTATGATTCAATAAAGCCTAAGGTATAACTCACACGGCTTTTATCCTTAAGCCACTCAATAGAATGAAGTGAAAATTCAGCTTCACTGCCCGTTTCCAAGCTTTTAATCAAATGCGCAAGGCTTGCTACCAAATGCTGATCAAAATGCTCAGGAAATTGTGCTGCATGAGCTTGTGCACGCTCAAGCCATTTCACCATTTCAGTAAGCTCTCTGCTATATTTACCGGAGACGGCATAATCAAGAACACGTGGTGTTCGCTTGCCCTGAGTGTCAACAGTATAATAACAGGCTCCGCCATTAAAAGCCTGCTCACTCACCACATCATAGTCTGCGCTGGTGAAAGTTTCTGAGCTACCTGGCTCATCGCCTTTGGCATAAATATTAACGGCACTTTTTTCGATACTTCCAGCAACTGTCAACGTTGGCTCATAGGTAGAGTCAAAAATAGTTCGTTCAAGATCGAGCACCCTCTTTGCTTGACCTGTAAGCCCTAGTGCATTGAATGCTAAACTTATATTCTCTTGAGTGAGAGCGGTAAGTCCTATTTTACTTGGGGTTCGCTTTTCGTTTTCAGACTCTTTTTTGAAATATTGTCCATTATTAGCAAATAAATAAACTAAATATGTCTTTACTTGATCAATAAATTCTTGAGCCGAACTCTGTTTAAATACTAGAGAACCTGTTTTTTCAAGATCAATTAAACGCGCTTGTTCATCGCATAACAATTTAAACAAATCAAAAACCTCGCATCCATGACGATGAACTTGATCCAATAAAATTCGATTTCCCG is a window encoding:
- a CDS encoding 30S ribosomal protein S12, which encodes MPTINQLVREKRKKVENRTKAPALAACPQKRGVCVRVYTQTPKKPNSALRKVARVKLTTGKEITAYIPGEGHNLQEHSVVLVRGGRVKDLPGVRYHIVRGALDTAGVEARTQSRSLYGAKRKKKGDK
- a CDS encoding site-2 protease family protein, whose translation is MFCNALYLCITTKLIPLIYALIGFGALITIHELGHFLFCKIFGINTPTFSIGFGPELFRKKIKGTDFRLAIIPLGGYVEIAGLAEIGQGEQEYAYTQDETSFSQKAYWKKFLVLSGGIIFNLLFAYGTFISLFLIGVHEDKGGIIVSTIVKDSPADRYGLQAGDYITQINETSLQSENGTILPDALQILHSEIQGNPSTEISLNVLRNNEALALEIKTDSRKIIDASIGTIGAGLQDPMVRLPLMAAVTKGIELTNQWIFNIAQSVKNLIFNRTLEGAGGPLMILSHSFVSAQMGLISLFIFLAIISINLALMNILPIGALDGGQLLFATIEAIIRRRIPEMLKLGINLASWVLFIALALYLTYKDILFLFGESIGQLVTTALSWIK
- the rpsG gene encoding 30S ribosomal protein S7; its protein translation is MPRRKSVNFVRDIGVDERFGSMLVQKLINTLMVSGKKSISRSLVNEAFDILSQKNGGDDKKAFMLFEKAMVQIKPFVEVRSRRVGGGVYQIPTEVRPARAVALSLRWLIEAAAGRSDKTMGKRLAHEIIDAAEGHGNAVKKKADVHRMAEANRAFSHYAW
- the rplM gene encoding 50S ribosomal protein L13, which produces MNKSFMLRKEDRAPKWHLIDATDKVLGRLSTEIANILRGKDKPEFTPHGDAGDYVVVINCTKIKLTGKKWTDKIYYFYSGWRSGLKNRSAQELSKRDPSHLIMHSVKGMLPKNKLSDKLITKLKVYPGTEHPHKAQI
- the fusA gene encoding elongation factor G; this encodes MSKDKLLRFRNIGIMAHIDAGKTTVTERVLFYTGVSHKIGEVHEGAATMDWMEQERERGITITAAATTCIWKDHQINIIDTPGHVDFTIEVERSLRVLDGAVAVFCGVGGVQPQSETVWRQANRHKVPRIAFVNKLDRTGADYFEVVNEIDQKLAGNPVAMQIPVGQADEFTSIIDVLTRKMAAFDESDQGLTVTWVDIPEEYKDQVETLREKIVEAAAEADDALAEKYLEGKPLTLEEIKFGIRKATIDQKITPVFCGSAFKNKGVQLMLDGVIDYMPSPIDIPFVHAMDSSTKEPKLLKNADSSEPFCALAFKIMIDPFVGSLTFVRVYTGKLEAGSYVYNVSKGRKERVSRLLKMHANKREEIKSVSAGDIAAVVGLKDAVTGDTLCAEDYDVLLESINLPDPVIHVAIEPKGKGDYEKMVIALRKLMQEDPSFRFTYNTETNQTIISGMGELHLEIIVDRLLREYKIEASVGKAQVAYKETIQRKVESEGKFIRQSGGHGQYGHVWLTLEPLERGKGFEFGNDIKGGTIPKEFVPGIEKGIAEALSSGVLGSYPVVDIKASVFDGSFHDVDSSELAFKIAASMAFKDGMAKASPVLLEPIMKVEVTTPDENMGDVMGDLNSRRGRILGMEASKGAQIVTAEVPLGEMFGYSTQLRSMTKGRASYSMQFEVYREVPKNIEENIVGKK
- the lpxC gene encoding UDP-3-O-[3-hydroxymyristoyl] N-acetylglucosamine deacetylase produces the protein MNKQQTLRGEIFFQGLGVHTGAPCSITLKPADAKSGISFINEQNPDQIIRVGSVIPDPAMHATVIRTNQWALSTVEHLMAALMLMGIDNVDILVSGTEIPILDGSALLFVQGIVDIGVLEQDASKQWITPRERLEFADDKGRSMFIEPAVLDQHQDERGFKPALFIDYNADFIHPLNGNPVLTGQVTQDFFMHEIAPARTFGFLEQLPFLRHHKLAQGTSLGNSLVIGNGELLNEMRLPDECVRHKFLDLIGDLSLLGKNLIGSVKANKTSHNFNRLVIEHFLKNPEKWLVIE